The Antedon mediterranea chromosome 11, ecAntMedi1.1, whole genome shotgun sequence genome window below encodes:
- the LOC140062092 gene encoding ubiquitin-conjugating enzyme E2 W-like, translating into MATMERRLQKELLHLVSNPPAGIKVDNESASKSLQTWNVDVQGAESSLYEGEQFQLQFKFTTRYPFDAPEVIFIGSNIPVHPHIYSNGHICLSILTDDWSPALSVETVCLSIQSMLSSCKEKKRPPDNSFYVKTCNKNPKKTRWWYHDDQV; encoded by the exons ATGGCCACAATGGAG AGACGCCTACAAAAGGAGTTACTTCATTTAGTGTCCAACCCTCCTGCTGGTATCAAAGTTGACAACGAATCTGCTTCAAAATCTCTACAAAC atggaATGTGGATGTACAAGGTGCGGAATCGTCATTATATGAAGGCGAGCAGTTTCagttacaatttaaatttaccaCTCGATATCCATTTGATGCCCCTGAA GTAATCTTCATTGGTAGCAATATTCCTGTTCATCCACACATTTACAGCAATGGTCATATATGTTTATCTATACTAACTGATGATTGGTCTCCTGCCCTCTCTGTTGAGACTGTGTGCCTTAGCATCCAGAGCATGCTCAGTAGTTGTAAAGAAAAG AAACGACCTCCAGACAACAGCTTTTATGTAAAAACGTGCAATAAAAATCCAAAAAAGACAAGATGGTGGTATCATG ATGATCAAGTGTGA